The following are encoded in a window of Phragmites australis chromosome 22, lpPhrAust1.1, whole genome shotgun sequence genomic DNA:
- the LOC133905550 gene encoding uncharacterized protein LOC133905550 isoform X2: MASAAATATLQQSIRRGDLEEDDGGDLDSHLPPRVVIGPDENGVRKVIEHRFDNEGNKVKVMPIISPVRKLTRVPHSRSAIERRSWPKSGDAVKEDAGSRLIAAPTEGSNAEEPLAGSIKGEAVLMACRTCYKKGDHWTSKCPYRALQAKSFVGKPPTANGPSAPGGAVKRAYPPPVIKKAADRIGDDVKRIMYDDRTVCVTNLSEDTSGPGLIKLFGLFGYVTRVYIPVDEKTASGRGVGFVKFAQRRQAEAAIRRLSGGYTYDNCKLQVGWAAQRVN; encoded by the exons atggcgtcggcggcggctaCGGCGACGCTGCAGCAGAGCATACGGCGGGGCGATCtcgaggaggacgacggcggCGACCTCGACTCCCACCTCCCGCCGCGGGTCGTCATCGGGCCCGACGAGAACGGCGTCAggaaggtgatcgagcaccgCTTCGACAACGAGGGCAACAAGGTCAAGGTTATGCCCATCATCTCCCCCGTCCGCAAGCTCACGCGCGTTCCCCATTCCAGGAGCGCCATCGAGCGCCGCTCGTGGCCCAAGTCCGGCGACGCCGTGAAGGAGGACGCTGGATCGCGGCTTATCGCGGCCCCCACCGAAG GGAGCAACGCCGAGGAACCACTGGCTGGGTCAATTAAGGGAGAGGCTGTTCTCATGGCTTGCAGAACCTGTTACAAGAAGGGTGACCATTGGACCTCGAAGTGCCCCTACCGAGCACTACAGGCCAAATCCTTTGTGGGCAAGCCTCCTACTGCCAATGGACCTTCAGCACCAGGTGGAGCCGTTAAGAGAGCATATCCTCCTCCAGTTATAAAGAAAGCTGCTGATAGAATTGGAGATGATGTTAAGAGGATTATGTATGATGACAGAACTGTCTGTGTGACCAATCTCTCAGAGGACACTAGTGGACCTGGCCTCATCAAGCTGTTCGGCTTATTTGGCTATGTTACCCGTGTCTATATTCCTGTGGATGAGAAGACTGCATCAGGTAGGGGGGTTGGCTTTGTCAAATTTGCTCAGAGACGGCAAGCTGAGGCTGCTATCAGGAGACTCAGTGGAGGATATACTTATGATAACTGTAAGCTCCAAGTTGGGTGGGCAGCACAAAGAGTGAACTAG
- the LOC133905550 gene encoding uncharacterized protein LOC133905550 isoform X1, with product MASAAATATLQQSIRRGDLEEDDGGDLDSHLPPRVVIGPDENGVRKVIEHRFDNEGNKVKVMPIISPVRKLTRVPHSRSAIERRSWPKSGDAVKEDAGSRLIAAPTEGILLERPHVSGSNAEEPLAGSIKGEAVLMACRTCYKKGDHWTSKCPYRALQAKSFVGKPPTANGPSAPGGAVKRAYPPPVIKKAADRIGDDVKRIMYDDRTVCVTNLSEDTSGPGLIKLFGLFGYVTRVYIPVDEKTASGRGVGFVKFAQRRQAEAAIRRLSGGYTYDNCKLQVGWAAQRVN from the exons atggcgtcggcggcggctaCGGCGACGCTGCAGCAGAGCATACGGCGGGGCGATCtcgaggaggacgacggcggCGACCTCGACTCCCACCTCCCGCCGCGGGTCGTCATCGGGCCCGACGAGAACGGCGTCAggaaggtgatcgagcaccgCTTCGACAACGAGGGCAACAAGGTCAAGGTTATGCCCATCATCTCCCCCGTCCGCAAGCTCACGCGCGTTCCCCATTCCAGGAGCGCCATCGAGCGCCGCTCGTGGCCCAAGTCCGGCGACGCCGTGAAGGAGGACGCTGGATCGCGGCTTATCGCGGCCCCCACCGAAGGTATCCTCCTCGAGCGCCCACACGTCTCAG GGAGCAACGCCGAGGAACCACTGGCTGGGTCAATTAAGGGAGAGGCTGTTCTCATGGCTTGCAGAACCTGTTACAAGAAGGGTGACCATTGGACCTCGAAGTGCCCCTACCGAGCACTACAGGCCAAATCCTTTGTGGGCAAGCCTCCTACTGCCAATGGACCTTCAGCACCAGGTGGAGCCGTTAAGAGAGCATATCCTCCTCCAGTTATAAAGAAAGCTGCTGATAGAATTGGAGATGATGTTAAGAGGATTATGTATGATGACAGAACTGTCTGTGTGACCAATCTCTCAGAGGACACTAGTGGACCTGGCCTCATCAAGCTGTTCGGCTTATTTGGCTATGTTACCCGTGTCTATATTCCTGTGGATGAGAAGACTGCATCAGGTAGGGGGGTTGGCTTTGTCAAATTTGCTCAGAGACGGCAAGCTGAGGCTGCTATCAGGAGACTCAGTGGAGGATATACTTATGATAACTGTAAGCTCCAAGTTGGGTGGGCAGCACAAAGAGTGAACTAG